From the Hymenobacter yonginensis genome, one window contains:
- a CDS encoding PaaI family thioesterase, with the protein MEQLPDVATLVAIYNQINTYGRTNGMTLTVHSPGDAEYHMTIRNEHLSSPGTCHGGVLAGLMDAALGAAALSLAFTADELVSTVEFKINYLHPVRLHDTLVARARVEHAGKTLLVSSATIECPARDGGLVVARGMGTFNRYPADKRDFHRLLFPDAEPQE; encoded by the coding sequence ATGGAACAGCTTCCCGACGTGGCCACGCTCGTGGCCATCTACAACCAGATCAACACCTACGGCCGCACCAACGGCATGACCCTGACCGTGCACAGCCCCGGCGACGCCGAGTACCACATGACCATCCGCAACGAGCATCTGTCGTCGCCGGGGACCTGCCACGGCGGGGTGCTGGCCGGGCTGATGGATGCGGCGCTGGGGGCGGCGGCCCTGTCGCTGGCCTTCACGGCCGACGAGCTGGTCTCGACGGTGGAGTTCAAGATCAACTACCTGCACCCCGTGCGGCTGCACGATACGCTGGTGGCCCGGGCCCGGGTGGAGCACGCTGGCAAAACCCTGCTCGTCAGCAGCGCCACCATCGAGTGCCCCGCCCGCGACGGGGGCTTAGTGGTAGCTCGCGGCATGGGCACCTTCAACCGCTACCCCGCCGACAAGCGCGACTTCCACCGCCTCCTGTTCCCGGATGCCGAGCCGCAGGAGTAG
- the mfd gene encoding transcription-repair coupling factor yields the protein MKVTDLLKLYALDPTGMTLGARLNPATRRSLRPADKAEAPVRLHLRGLVGSQDAVLAAAVHQEYPDQHHLFILHDRDEAAYFLADLQHLLPDEEPLLFPTSYKRPYSFDETENANVLMRAEVLNKLNSHRGPKTTAEQAADDAADAAETDGQGKKRGKASAKETAGVLIVTYPEALFEKVINKKSLVANTFLVKVGDKLDVNFVSDMLAEYDFERSDFVYEAGQFAVRGGIVDIFSYANELPYRIELFGDEVETIRTFDPESQLSVEKRQQVSIIPNVQTKLLQETREAFLEFIPKNTAVWAKDVRQTLDVVDEYFDKAEAGFQELLAVAGGTQVVSKPAELFESAKTLRKLLEGFAVVEFGKRFHFKAGAEEFQFSAKPQPSFGKDFNRIVKNLHDNQAKGYTNIIAAEQVRQADRLRTIFDELDNNVQFQHLLLGLREGFIDETLRLAIYTDHQLFERFYRAQETRKFSKKKALTLKELRTLVPGDYVVHQDYGIARFAGLTQVEINDRLQEAIRLVYRDDDVLTVSIHALHKIAKYSGAEGTPPTMSKLGSPEWENKKKSVKKKVKDIAAELIRLYAKRKTAPGHAFAHDSFMQAELESSFIYEDTPDQAKATEDVKRDMEVPHPMDRLVCGDVGFGKTEVAIRAAFKAVADGKQVAVLVPTTILAMQHYKTFRERLGNLPVTVEYVNRFKTTKQIKETLGRVADGKTDILIGTHRLTNKDVQFKDLGLLVIDEEQKFGVKTKDKLKEIKVNVDTLTLSATPIPRTLHFSLMGARDLSVIATPPPNRQPVQTELHVFDELLIRDTISRELKRGGQVFFVHNRVKDIEEQASMILRLVPDARVTYVHGQMDGDLLEKRMMKFVDGDYDVLVATTLIESGLDIANANTILINRAHMHGLSDLHQMRGRVGRSNKKAYCYLLTPPVAGLPSDARKRLSTLEEFSDLGAGFNVAMRDLDIRGAGNLLGGEQSGFINDLGFETYHQILDEAVQELKETEFRDLFLGDPTQRLQEAAGTGRPKECNIETDLQVLIPDRYVSSVSERLQLYSKLDRAKNAEELRKLLTGIVDRFGPLPQEVEQLADIVRLRWLACQTGFEKLTLKKNLLKGFIPATNNEPYFQGATFGNILSYVQTHPRSASMKERKEQLIISFEDVKSVQAAKRILSELVSEETVGV from the coding sequence TTGAAGGTCACCGATTTACTGAAGCTCTACGCCCTCGACCCCACCGGCATGACGCTGGGCGCGCGCCTGAACCCCGCCACCCGTCGCTCCCTGCGGCCCGCCGACAAGGCCGAAGCGCCCGTGCGCCTGCACCTGCGCGGCCTCGTAGGCTCCCAGGATGCCGTGCTGGCCGCCGCCGTCCACCAGGAGTATCCCGATCAGCACCACCTGTTCATCCTCCACGACCGGGACGAGGCCGCCTACTTCCTGGCCGACCTGCAGCACCTGCTTCCCGACGAGGAGCCTCTCCTGTTCCCCACCTCCTACAAGCGCCCTTACAGCTTCGACGAGACGGAAAACGCCAACGTGCTGATGCGGGCCGAGGTGCTGAACAAGCTGAACTCGCACCGCGGCCCCAAAACCACCGCCGAACAGGCCGCCGACGACGCGGCCGACGCGGCAGAAACCGACGGCCAGGGCAAGAAGCGCGGAAAGGCCAGCGCCAAAGAAACCGCCGGTGTGCTCATCGTGACATACCCCGAGGCCCTGTTCGAGAAGGTTATCAACAAGAAAAGCCTCGTGGCCAACACCTTTCTGGTGAAGGTGGGCGACAAGCTGGACGTGAACTTCGTGAGCGACATGCTGGCGGAGTACGACTTCGAGCGGAGCGACTTTGTGTACGAGGCCGGCCAGTTTGCCGTGCGCGGGGGCATCGTGGACATCTTCTCCTACGCCAACGAGCTGCCCTACCGCATCGAGCTGTTCGGGGATGAGGTGGAGACGATTCGCACGTTTGACCCGGAAAGCCAGCTGTCGGTGGAGAAGCGGCAGCAGGTGAGCATCATCCCGAACGTGCAGACCAAGCTGCTACAGGAGACGCGGGAGGCGTTTCTGGAGTTTATCCCGAAAAACACCGCCGTGTGGGCCAAGGACGTGCGCCAGACGCTGGACGTGGTGGATGAGTACTTCGACAAGGCCGAGGCGGGCTTCCAGGAGCTGCTGGCGGTGGCGGGCGGCACCCAGGTGGTGAGCAAGCCGGCCGAGTTGTTTGAGTCGGCCAAGACGCTACGCAAGCTGCTGGAAGGGTTTGCGGTAGTGGAGTTCGGCAAGCGGTTCCACTTCAAGGCCGGCGCGGAGGAGTTCCAGTTCAGCGCCAAGCCCCAGCCCAGCTTCGGCAAGGACTTCAACCGCATCGTGAAGAACCTGCACGACAACCAGGCCAAGGGCTACACCAACATCATTGCCGCCGAGCAGGTACGCCAGGCCGACCGCCTGCGCACCATCTTCGACGAGCTGGACAACAACGTGCAGTTTCAGCACCTGCTGCTGGGGCTGCGCGAAGGGTTCATCGACGAGACGCTGCGCCTGGCTATCTACACCGACCACCAGCTGTTCGAGCGGTTCTACCGGGCCCAGGAAACCCGCAAGTTCTCCAAGAAAAAGGCCCTCACGCTAAAAGAGCTGCGCACCCTGGTACCCGGCGACTACGTGGTACACCAGGACTACGGCATTGCCCGCTTCGCCGGCCTCACCCAGGTAGAAATCAACGACAGGCTGCAGGAGGCCATCCGGCTGGTGTACCGCGACGACGACGTGCTGACCGTCAGCATCCACGCCCTGCACAAGATTGCCAAGTACAGCGGGGCCGAGGGCACGCCGCCCACCATGAGCAAGCTGGGCTCGCCGGAGTGGGAAAACAAGAAGAAATCGGTCAAGAAAAAGGTGAAGGACATTGCAGCCGAGCTGATCCGGCTGTACGCCAAGCGCAAAACCGCGCCCGGCCACGCCTTCGCCCACGACTCCTTTATGCAGGCCGAGCTGGAATCGAGCTTTATCTACGAGGACACCCCCGACCAGGCCAAGGCCACCGAGGACGTGAAGCGCGACATGGAGGTGCCCCACCCCATGGACCGCCTCGTGTGCGGCGACGTGGGTTTCGGCAAGACGGAAGTAGCCATCCGGGCCGCCTTCAAGGCCGTGGCCGACGGCAAGCAGGTGGCCGTGCTGGTGCCCACCACCATCCTGGCCATGCAGCACTACAAAACCTTCCGCGAGCGGCTCGGCAACTTGCCCGTGACGGTGGAGTACGTGAACCGCTTCAAAACCACCAAGCAGATCAAGGAAACCCTGGGCCGGGTGGCCGACGGCAAAACCGACATCCTCATCGGCACTCACCGCCTCACCAACAAGGACGTGCAGTTCAAGGACCTGGGTCTCTTGGTGATTGACGAGGAGCAGAAGTTCGGGGTGAAAACCAAGGACAAGCTCAAGGAAATCAAGGTGAACGTGGACACGCTCACGCTCTCGGCCACGCCTATTCCGCGCACCCTGCACTTCTCGCTGATGGGAGCCCGCGACTTGAGCGTGATTGCCACGCCCCCGCCCAACCGCCAGCCGGTGCAGACGGAGCTGCACGTGTTCGATGAGCTGCTGATCCGCGACACCATTTCGCGGGAGCTGAAGCGGGGCGGGCAGGTATTTTTCGTGCACAACCGCGTGAAGGACATTGAGGAGCAGGCCAGCATGATTCTGCGCCTCGTGCCCGATGCCCGCGTGACCTACGTGCACGGCCAGATGGACGGCGACCTGCTGGAAAAGCGTATGATGAAGTTCGTGGACGGCGACTACGACGTGCTGGTGGCCACCACCCTCATCGAATCGGGCCTCGACATTGCCAACGCCAACACCATCCTCATCAACCGCGCCCACATGCACGGCCTCTCCGACCTGCACCAGATGCGGGGCCGCGTGGGCCGCTCCAACAAAAAGGCCTACTGCTACCTGCTCACGCCCCCGGTGGCCGGCCTGCCCTCCGACGCCCGCAAGCGCCTGAGCACCCTGGAGGAATTCTCGGACCTGGGCGCGGGCTTCAACGTGGCCATGCGCGACCTGGACATCCGGGGCGCGGGCAACCTGCTGGGCGGCGAGCAGTCGGGCTTCATCAACGACCTAGGCTTTGAAACCTACCACCAGATTCTCGACGAAGCCGTGCAGGAGCTCAAGGAAACCGAGTTCCGCGACCTGTTCCTCGGCGACCCCACCCAGCGCCTGCAGGAAGCCGCCGGCACCGGCCGTCCCAAGGAGTGCAACATCGAAACCGACTTGCAGGTGCTCATTCCGGACCGCTACGTGAGCAGCGTGTCGGAGCGCCTGCAGCTCTACAGCAAGCTCGATAGGGCCAAAAACGCCGAGGAGCTACGCAAGCTGCTCACCGGCATCGTGGACCGCTTCGGGCCGCTGCCCCAGGAGGTGGAGCAGCTCGCCGACATCGTGCGCCTGCGCTGGCTGGCCTGCCAGACCGGCTTCGAAAAGCTCACGCTCAAGAAGAACCTGCTCAAAGGCTTCATCCCGGCCACCAACAACGAGCCCTACTTCCAGGGCGCCACCTTCGGCAACATCCTCAGCTACGTGCAGACCCACCCGCGCTCCGCCTCCATGAAGGAGCGCAAAGAACAGCTCATCATCTCCTTCGAAGACGTGAAAAGCGTCCAGGCCGCCAAGCGGATCCTGAGCGAGCTGGTGAGTGAGGAAACGGTGGGGGTGTAA
- a CDS encoding NYN domain-containing protein has protein sequence MNQINSPLIRVGVFYDGNYFLKISDYYYFQHERKARISLEGLHEFIRHQVAEEEDVDVRLSRIIDAHFFRGRLSATEARDKDRLFHDRLLDDILMNMSIATHYMPLKTRDGRLQEKGIDVWLSLEALELALHKSYDVVVLIAGDSDYVPLIKKLNTIGTRVMLLNWDFKYVDFKGEARVTRASQHLLEQATYPVQMHEIIDQGLADADELIETMFVNTPEPAPYPAAAKPVRPTGPTAAGPVGTVGISTIKNLKNGFGFVVMPPNNLFFSYADMAEGDFNELREGDWVEFTVGRNHRDEDCARNVRKVAAPAMEEGDEYDEEETEHESADSSEHL, from the coding sequence ATGAACCAGATTAATAGCCCTCTGATCAGGGTCGGCGTCTTTTATGACGGCAATTATTTTTTGAAGATCAGTGATTACTACTACTTCCAGCATGAGCGTAAGGCCCGGATTAGCCTGGAAGGTCTGCACGAGTTTATTCGCCATCAGGTAGCAGAGGAAGAAGACGTGGACGTACGTCTGAGCCGCATCATCGACGCCCACTTCTTCCGCGGCCGGTTATCGGCCACGGAAGCACGCGACAAGGACCGCCTCTTCCACGACCGGCTGCTCGACGATATTCTGATGAATATGAGCATTGCTACGCACTACATGCCCCTGAAAACGCGCGACGGCCGTCTGCAGGAAAAAGGCATCGACGTGTGGCTGAGCCTAGAGGCGCTGGAGCTGGCCCTGCACAAAAGCTACGACGTAGTGGTGCTGATTGCCGGCGACTCCGACTACGTGCCGCTCATCAAGAAGCTCAATACCATTGGCACGCGGGTAATGCTGCTCAACTGGGACTTCAAATACGTGGATTTCAAGGGCGAAGCCCGCGTGACGCGCGCCTCGCAGCACCTGCTGGAGCAGGCCACCTACCCGGTACAGATGCACGAAATCATCGACCAGGGCCTGGCCGATGCCGACGAGCTGATCGAAACCATGTTTGTGAACACGCCCGAGCCCGCGCCTTACCCGGCGGCGGCCAAGCCAGTGCGCCCCACCGGCCCCACGGCTGCCGGCCCGGTAGGCACCGTAGGAATCAGCACCATCAAGAACCTGAAAAACGGGTTCGGTTTCGTGGTGATGCCGCCGAACAACCTGTTCTTCAGCTACGCCGACATGGCCGAAGGCGACTTCAACGAGCTGCGTGAAGGCGACTGGGTGGAATTCACGGTGGGCCGCAACCACCGCGACGAGGACTGCGCCCGCAACGTACGCAAAGTAGCCGCTCCCGCTATGGAAGAAGGCGACGAGTACGACGAGGAGGAAACCGAGCACGAGTCGGCCGATTCGTCGGAGCACCTGTAG
- a CDS encoding DUF433 domain-containing protein, with amino-acid sequence MDYYAQISINPEVRFGRPCITGTRISVADVLGWLGSGQTIPEILEDFPELTQAQIQACLLYAADRERHLRIAG; translated from the coding sequence ATGGACTACTACGCACAGATTTCTATCAACCCTGAGGTACGCTTCGGGCGGCCGTGCATTACGGGCACGCGCATCAGCGTGGCCGATGTGCTGGGCTGGCTGGGCAGCGGCCAGACAATACCGGAGATTCTGGAGGACTTCCCGGAGCTGACTCAGGCGCAGATTCAGGCCTGCCTGCTCTACGCCGCCGACCGGGAGCGGCATCTGCGCATTGCCGGATGA
- a CDS encoding YdeI/OmpD-associated family protein, whose protein sequence is MPIELFIGDVTLERFPGKGGWTYAPLPATVAAPRSWFNQLRVSGQIDDFALENATLMPLGGGRLFLPVRAAIRKQIGKEAGDVVRLQLLCADEEAPLTVTSADFTECLAEVPGALACYAQLPAATRQTWVAWVAAAPTDEQKVARMETACQRLAAHAGPGPCVPPA, encoded by the coding sequence ATGCCCATCGAACTTTTCATTGGCGACGTGACGCTGGAACGGTTTCCCGGCAAGGGCGGCTGGACGTATGCGCCGCTGCCGGCCACGGTGGCGGCTCCCAGGTCGTGGTTCAACCAACTGCGGGTAAGCGGGCAGATTGACGACTTTGCACTCGAAAATGCCACGCTGATGCCGCTGGGTGGGGGCCGGCTGTTTCTGCCGGTGCGCGCCGCTATCCGCAAGCAAATCGGCAAGGAAGCCGGCGACGTGGTGCGCCTGCAGCTGCTGTGCGCCGACGAAGAGGCGCCCCTCACGGTAACATCCGCGGATTTCACGGAGTGCTTGGCCGAAGTGCCCGGGGCGCTGGCCTGCTACGCGCAGCTGCCCGCCGCCACCCGGCAAACCTGGGTGGCGTGGGTGGCCGCCGCCCCCACCGACGAGCAGAAAGTAGCCCGCATGGAAACCGCCTGTCAGCGCCTGGCCGCGCACGCCGGCCCGGGCCCCTGCGTGCCCCCAGCCTGA
- a CDS encoding ABC transporter ATP-binding protein, with the protein MSLLQVAGISVQESSHTALQDISFALPEGRRLAIAGETGAGKSTLLQVVAGLVQPTAGTITFDGRRVRGPHDVLIPGHPGVAYLSQHLELPHSLRVEQVLRYASQRPAAEAQALYELCRIGHLLARRTDQLSGGERQRVALARLLLGAPRLLLLDEPFSNLDRAHKQQLKAVLEDIGAELDLTSILVSHDPTDTLAWAEELLVLQAGRLVQQGAPQQVYQQPANEYTAGLFGDYNLLTGALAAALAQQAGLKPRRKPLLVRPEALQLNPEGPGLAGTVRAVRFMGSYSEVDVALKSGCLTVKTAAPTVAPGEAVTVGAAAAWYLG; encoded by the coding sequence ATGAGCTTATTGCAGGTTGCGGGGATTTCGGTGCAGGAAAGCAGCCACACGGCGCTGCAGGACATCAGCTTTGCGCTGCCGGAGGGGCGGCGGCTGGCCATTGCGGGCGAAACCGGGGCCGGCAAAAGCACTTTGCTGCAGGTGGTGGCCGGGCTGGTGCAGCCCACGGCCGGCACCATCACGTTCGATGGGCGGCGCGTGCGCGGGCCCCACGACGTGCTGATTCCGGGGCATCCGGGCGTGGCGTATCTGTCGCAGCACTTGGAGCTGCCGCACTCGCTGCGGGTGGAGCAGGTGCTGCGCTACGCCAGCCAGCGGCCGGCCGCCGAAGCCCAGGCCCTCTACGAGCTCTGCCGCATCGGGCACCTGCTGGCGCGCCGCACCGACCAACTGTCGGGTGGCGAGCGGCAGCGCGTGGCGCTGGCCCGGCTGCTGCTGGGCGCCCCGCGCCTGCTGCTGCTCGACGAACCCTTCTCCAACCTCGACCGCGCCCACAAGCAGCAGCTCAAGGCTGTGCTGGAGGATATCGGGGCCGAGCTGGACCTGACCAGCATCCTCGTCTCGCACGACCCCACCGACACGCTGGCCTGGGCCGAGGAGCTGCTGGTGCTGCAGGCGGGCCGGCTGGTGCAGCAGGGCGCGCCCCAGCAGGTGTATCAGCAGCCCGCCAACGAATACACCGCCGGCCTGTTCGGCGACTACAACCTGCTGACCGGGGCGCTGGCCGCGGCGCTAGCGCAGCAGGCCGGCCTGAAGCCCCGCCGCAAGCCGCTGCTGGTGCGGCCCGAGGCCCTGCAGCTCAATCCGGAGGGCCCGGGCCTGGCCGGCACCGTGCGGGCCGTGCGCTTCATGGGCAGCTATTCCGAAGTGGACGTGGCCCTTAAAAGTGGCTGCCTGACCGTGAAAACAGCCGCCCCCACCGTAGCGCCCGGCGAGGCCGTAACAGTGGGCGCCGCGGCGGCGTGGTATCTGGGGTAG
- a CDS encoding SGNH/GDSL hydrolase family protein, translating into MLNSMRWLAVAAGLLLAAPGQGVAQSATVPPLNPAQWTQELRAFARQDSLTPPLRKPILFYGSSSIRKWETLRQDFPGRPVLNRGFGGSRFPDALYFFEKLVVAYQPRQVVLYEGDNDIGAGATPQEVFQSFLAFEQLMQQKLPKVPLVFLAIKPSPSRWALYPKVQEANRLIREYVAAHPQYLRYVDTATPLLGHNGRPQPQFYVSDSLHMTPAGYRVWTRVVGKGLKK; encoded by the coding sequence ATGCTGAATTCGATGCGCTGGCTGGCCGTTGCCGCCGGCCTGCTGCTGGCGGCTCCCGGCCAAGGTGTGGCCCAGTCGGCCACCGTGCCGCCCCTCAACCCCGCCCAGTGGACGCAAGAGCTGCGCGCCTTCGCCCGCCAGGACAGCCTCACGCCGCCGCTGCGCAAGCCCATTCTGTTCTACGGCAGCTCATCCATCCGCAAGTGGGAAACGCTGCGCCAGGACTTCCCGGGCCGCCCGGTGCTCAACCGCGGCTTCGGCGGCTCCCGCTTCCCAGACGCGCTGTACTTCTTCGAGAAGCTGGTGGTGGCTTACCAGCCCCGGCAGGTGGTGCTCTACGAGGGCGATAACGACATTGGGGCCGGCGCTACGCCGCAGGAAGTGTTTCAGTCGTTTCTGGCGTTTGAGCAGCTGATGCAGCAGAAGCTGCCCAAGGTGCCGCTGGTATTTCTGGCCATCAAGCCCAGCCCCTCGCGCTGGGCGCTCTACCCGAAAGTGCAGGAAGCCAACCGCCTCATCCGCGAGTACGTGGCCGCCCACCCGCAATACCTGCGCTACGTGGATACCGCCACGCCGCTGCTGGGCCACAACGGCCGCCCGCAGCCGCAGTTCTACGTATCAGACAGCCTGCACATGACACCTGCCGGTTACCGGGTGTGGACGCGGGTAGTAGGGAAGGGGCTGAAGAAGTAG
- a CDS encoding 3'-5' exonuclease has protein sequence MAQQKNICFIDFETTGIDIYKDEPIEIGALVVDGELNIINKFYSRISLPNNAIIDNSAFDIHGIKYSDLYESPSQENVINLFFESMGTDYCFASWNISFDVGFFKKICYYNNMIDTFNKINYRHIDVQSISQVANRLNIFNKEVNSLSECVNYFSLKRKKYHNAYEDALLCKEVYENIINKIQAMI, from the coding sequence ATGGCTCAGCAAAAGAACATTTGCTTTATAGATTTTGAAACGACTGGAATAGATATTTACAAAGACGAGCCAATAGAAATTGGAGCTTTAGTTGTAGATGGTGAATTAAATATTATAAATAAATTCTACTCTAGAATATCCTTGCCTAATAATGCAATAATAGATAATAGTGCTTTTGATATACATGGAATTAAATATTCAGATCTTTACGAATCTCCATCTCAAGAAAATGTTATTAATTTATTTTTCGAGTCTATGGGAACTGATTATTGCTTCGCTTCATGGAACATAAGCTTTGATGTTGGATTTTTTAAAAAAATATGTTATTACAATAATATGATAGATACATTTAATAAAATAAATTACAGGCATATAGACGTGCAGTCTATTTCTCAGGTTGCAAACAGATTAAATATTTTTAACAAAGAAGTGAACTCTTTATCTGAATGTGTTAATTATTTTTCCTTAAAAAGAAAAAAATATCACAATGCATATGAAGATGCTTTGCTTTGCAAAGAGGTTTATGAGAATATTATAAATAAAATACAAGCAATGATATAG
- a CDS encoding DUF4136 domain-containing protein, whose amino-acid sequence MKTTANIFLFLLTVLVSACSPSVAVQQRPGTDFSQYKTYDWATTEVKSASSANPIYKSSLNDQQIQSAISSELAKRGIRQATGRTKPDFYLTYHLYIEEAERTVTNPQPAGFAYPYSFAYRGRFLPINYGYFYSSPYYNTGTRTETFTEGTMILDFVDARSNNLVWRGSVADAVGNPGRIGEEFSKSAKDILDKFPVEKL is encoded by the coding sequence ATGAAAACCACCGCCAATATCTTCCTCTTCCTGCTTACCGTGCTGGTAAGCGCCTGCTCGCCCTCGGTGGCCGTGCAGCAGCGCCCCGGCACCGACTTCTCGCAGTATAAAACCTACGACTGGGCCACCACGGAGGTAAAATCGGCCAGCTCGGCCAACCCGATTTACAAGAGCAGCCTCAACGACCAGCAGATTCAGAGCGCCATCAGCTCGGAGCTGGCCAAGCGCGGCATCCGGCAGGCCACGGGCCGCACCAAGCCCGATTTCTACCTGACCTACCACCTCTACATTGAGGAGGCCGAGCGCACCGTAACCAACCCGCAGCCGGCCGGCTTCGCCTACCCCTACTCTTTCGCGTACCGGGGCCGCTTCCTGCCTATCAACTACGGCTACTTCTACTCGTCGCCGTACTACAACACCGGCACCCGCACCGAAACCTTCACCGAAGGCACCATGATTCTGGACTTCGTGGATGCGCGCAGCAACAACTTGGTGTGGCGCGGCTCGGTGGCCGACGCCGTGGGCAACCCCGGCCGCATCGGCGAGGAATTCTCTAAATCGGCCAAGGATATTCTCGATAAGTTTCCGGTGGAGAAGCTGTAA
- a CDS encoding DUF5615 family PIN-like protein: MKLLLDENISYRVVALLAEAFPGSEQVRRLGLLGKTDRLIWDYARQHEFVIVTHDDDFVELSTLYGAPPKVLLLRAGNLPTAALAALLQQHQATIEAELASGTDTYCLTLYGELR, encoded by the coding sequence ATGAAGCTGCTGCTGGACGAAAACATTTCCTACCGGGTAGTGGCCCTGCTGGCCGAGGCTTTCCCCGGCTCGGAGCAGGTGCGGCGACTGGGCCTGCTGGGCAAAACCGACCGCCTCATTTGGGATTATGCCCGTCAGCATGAGTTCGTTATCGTCACCCACGACGACGATTTTGTGGAGCTGAGCACGCTTTACGGTGCTCCGCCGAAGGTTCTGTTGCTCCGGGCCGGCAACCTGCCCACCGCCGCCCTGGCCGCGTTGCTGCAGCAGCATCAGGCTACGATAGAAGCTGAACTGGCCTCTGGCACTGATACGTATTGCCTGACACTGTATGGGGAGCTACGGTAA
- a CDS encoding metal-dependent hydrolase — MRGSSHLAIGLITGVAVAGLVPGIPFSPAGIALAGFSALAPDLDHPSSRLSKRLGFAQAYVRWAFVVVALLLAAYTHFMLPIGPDRRMGFTAALAFGLIGAAMQGDSTRRLALLFTGLCTVVAGLYTGFLWLSMLGCFVAIAPFTSHRSWTHTIWAAALWTYIGHLANQSLGWHGVALFAGGGYVSHLLADTLTKAGVKWLMPLLDTSFKIPLIRTGSPSGNMLEVTICVGYAMLVLGLVAGRIEF; from the coding sequence TTGCGCGGTTCTTCTCACCTGGCCATTGGCCTGATTACCGGCGTTGCCGTCGCGGGCCTGGTGCCCGGCATCCCCTTCTCCCCAGCCGGTATTGCGCTGGCCGGCTTCTCGGCCCTCGCCCCCGACCTCGACCACCCCAGCTCCCGCCTCAGCAAGCGCCTGGGCTTCGCGCAGGCCTATGTGCGCTGGGCCTTTGTGGTGGTGGCGCTGCTGCTGGCCGCCTACACCCACTTCATGCTCCCCATCGGCCCCGACCGGCGCATGGGCTTCACAGCGGCCCTGGCGTTCGGCCTCATCGGCGCGGCTATGCAGGGCGACTCTACGCGCCGGCTGGCGCTGCTGTTCACGGGCCTGTGCACGGTGGTGGCGGGGCTGTACACCGGTTTTCTGTGGCTGAGCATGCTGGGCTGCTTCGTGGCCATTGCGCCCTTCACCAGCCACCGCTCCTGGACGCACACCATCTGGGCCGCCGCCCTCTGGACCTACATCGGCCACCTGGCCAACCAGAGCCTGGGCTGGCACGGCGTGGCGCTGTTTGCCGGCGGCGGCTACGTCTCGCACCTGCTGGCCGACACCCTCACCAAAGCCGGCGTGAAGTGGCTGATGCCGCTGCTGGACACGTCGTTCAAGATTCCGCTGATCCGCACCGGTTCGCCCAGTGGCAATATGCTGGAAGTAACTATTTGTGTAGGATACGCCATGCTGGTGCTGGGCCTGGTAGCCGGCAGAATTGAATTTTAG
- a CDS encoding GNAT family N-acetyltransferase encodes MPLQTPQNPTEWAAYYRLRYEVLRQPWQQPEGSERVPEDGLPTTVHALALDDSGHATGVAMLQAAGPGTGQVRFMAVVPAWQGRGVGRQLLGHLEAAARQRGYGRLVLHAREAAVPFYIRLGYTVQAPSHTLFDTVAHFLMHKELAAPTR; translated from the coding sequence ATGCCCCTGCAAACTCCCCAGAATCCCACCGAATGGGCGGCCTACTACCGCCTTCGCTACGAAGTGCTGCGCCAGCCCTGGCAGCAGCCCGAAGGCTCGGAGCGCGTGCCTGAAGACGGCCTGCCCACCACCGTGCACGCCCTGGCCCTGGACGACAGCGGCCATGCTACCGGCGTGGCCATGCTGCAGGCCGCCGGCCCCGGCACGGGGCAAGTCCGGTTTATGGCCGTGGTTCCCGCGTGGCAGGGCCGGGGCGTGGGCCGGCAACTGTTGGGGCATCTGGAAGCGGCCGCCCGGCAGCGCGGCTACGGCCGGCTGGTGCTGCACGCCCGCGAGGCGGCCGTACCCTTCTACATCCGGCTCGGCTACACGGTGCAGGCGCCCTCGCACACGCTGTTTGACACCGTCGCGCATTTTTTGATGCACAAAGAGCTGGCGGCACCCACGCGCTGA